The Synechococcus sp. HK05 region TCCGCCGCTGATCTCAACATCGCTGGCGTCAGCCAGTACGGCGCCAGTGCATCACGCAACAGCCTGGAGCAGGTGACTTCGATCACCCAGTTCTCCGACCTGCAGCCCACCGACTGGGCTTATCAGGCTCTGAGCAACCTGATCGAGCGCTACGGCTGTGTGGCCGGCTACCCCAACGGCACCTACCGCGGCAGCCGTGCGATGACCCGCTTTGAAGCGGCCGCCCTGCTGAACGCTTGCC contains the following coding sequences:
- a CDS encoding S-layer homology domain-containing protein — its product is MNLFQKLLLAPAALGLIAPLAVGANRPASAADLNIAGVSQYGASASRNSLEQVTSITQFSDLQPTDWAYQALSNLIERYGCVAGYPNGTYRGSRAMTRFEAAALLNAC